Proteins from a single region of Thamnophis elegans isolate rThaEle1 chromosome 17, rThaEle1.pri, whole genome shotgun sequence:
- the GAL3ST3 gene encoding galactose-3-O-sulfotransferase 3 — translation MMSRKKILLLFLLAFSTGTLLLRQSANFSWFPKSPPFSCAPWVSPPAKHTAVAFLKTHKTASTTVQNLLFRFAERHNVTVALPHHACDHQFCYPHNFSARFVHPYTLPPRLIASHLRFNRDELRRLMPNDTVYITILREPVAMFESLFSYYNQYCPAFRRVPNGSMDTFLNNPSQYYRSNEKYAMYAHNTLVYDLGGDPEHSPEDSTYLPKFIRQIEGIFSLVMLAEYFDESLVLLRHLLAWDLEDILYVKLNMRSLESKLNISSAHVAAQIRAWNALDAALYDHFNATFWRKLGKMDPGCLRKELRALHQACERLARHCFRGQPQLRPAMQIKNKELRPWQPSAKVDIVGYDLPGSGPHSDEQCLKLVMPEVQYSRYLLRKQSLKNRRRAVPHRPLSPRGLLPPPRHPAVKAS, via the exons ATGATGTCTCGGAAGAagatccttcttctcttcctgctGGCCTTCAGCACCGGAACGCTGCTCCTGCGCCAGAGCGCAAACTTCAGCTG GTTCCCAAAGTCTCCTCCCTTCAGCTGCGCGCCCTGGGTCTCCCCGCCCGCGAAGCACACCGCCGTGGCCTTCCTGAAGACCCACAAGACGGCCAGCACCACGGTGCAGAACTTGCTCTTCCGCTTTGCGGAGCGGCACAACGTGACGGTGGCCCTGCCCCACCACGCCTGCGACCACCAGTTCTGCTACCCCCACAACTTCTCGGCCCGCTTCGTGCACCCGTACACCCTCCCGCCCCGCCTCATCGCCAGCCACCTGCGCTTCAACCGCGACGAGCTGCGCCGCCTCATGCCCAACGACACCGTCTACATCACCATCCTGCGCGAGCCAGTGGCCATGTTCGAATCCCTCTTCAGCTACTACAATCAGTACTGCCCGGCTTTCCGACGGGTACCCAACGGATCTATGGACACCTTCCTCAACAACCCGTCGCAGTACTATCGTTCCAATGAGAAGTACGCCATGTATGCGCACAACACCTTGGTGTACGACCTGGGGGGAGACCCCGAGCACAGCCCCGAAGACTCGACGTACCTCCCCAAATTTATCCGTCAAATAGAAGGCATTTTTTCTCTGGTGATGTTGGCGGAGTATTTCGACGAATCGTTGGTCCTTCTCCGCCATCTCCTCGCCTGGGACCTGGAGGACATTCTCTACGTCAAGCTGAACATGCGCAGCCTGGAGTCCAAGCTCAACATCAGCTCGGCCCACGTGGCCGCGCAGATCCGCGCCTGGAACGCCCTCGACGCCGCTCTCTACGACCACTTCAATGCCACCTTCTGGAGGAAGCTGGGCAAGATGGACCCAGGTTGCCTCCGGAAAGAGCTCCGGGCCCTTCACCAGGCCTGCGAGCGCCTGGCACGCCACTGCTTCCGCGGCCAGCCCCAGCTGCGCCCGGCCATGCAGATCAAGAACAAAGAGCTCCGGCCGTGGCAGCCCAGCGCCAAGGTGGACATCGTGGGCTACGACCTGCCGGGTTCGGGCCCCCACTCGGACGAGCAGTGTCTCAAATTGGTCATGCCGGAGGTGCAGTATTCCCGCTACTTGCTAAGGAAGCAGAGCCTCAAAAACCGCCGTCGCGCCGTCCCCCATCGGCCCCTCTCGCCCCGAGGACTCCTACCCCCCCCTCGGCACCCGGCCGTCAAAGCTTCCTGA